A DNA window from Arachis hypogaea cultivar Tifrunner chromosome 18, arahy.Tifrunner.gnm2.J5K5, whole genome shotgun sequence contains the following coding sequences:
- the LOC112772535 gene encoding HVA22-like protein e, with the protein MAGNKLWTLLTHLHSLAGPVLTLVYPLYASVVAIESPSKVDDQQWLAYWIIYSFLTLAEIVLESLLEWVIIWYDVKLLFVAWLVLPQFMGAAFLYERFVREHIRRYVTGRGQAHNHPSLIQAQPKIHKQQTKKSPTGSKPRKKFVDFIIPKKGDNQEAY; encoded by the exons ATGGCTGGCAATAAGTTGTGGACTTTGCTCACACACCTTCATTCCCTTGCTGG GCCGGTTTTGACGCTAGTGTACCCTTT GTATGCATCGGTGGTAGCCATAGAATCTCCATCAAAGGTAGATGATCAACAGTGGCTTGCTTATTGGATCATCTATTCGTTTCTCACACTTGCGGAAATTGTTCTTGAATCTCTTTTAGAGTG GGTTATAATTTGGTATGACGTGAAGTTATTATTTGTGGCATGGTTGGTATTGCCACAATTCATGGGTGCTGCTTTCTTGTATGAGAGGTTCGTCAGAGAGCACATACGAAGATATGTTACTGGAAGGGGCCAGGCCCACAACCATCCCAGTTTGATCCAGGCCCAGCCCAAGATTCACAAGCAACAAACCAAGAAATCTCCCACTGGGTCCAAGCCCAGGAAGAAGTTTGTTGACTTTATCATACCCAAGAAA GGTGATAATCAAGAGGCCTATTGA
- the LOC112772986 gene encoding ferredoxin-dependent glutamate synthase, chloroplastic-like isoform X1, whose protein sequence is MLKASFLLPPSSLLSKHKTNTTERVRFLLLRDSHQCRMCDCINRTDFSRKLRPWSIAVVISFTELGRLISLTQEPTHPAIPILLAVGTVHQHLIQNGLRMLASIVADIAQCFSTHQFACLIGYGASAVCPYLALETCRQWRLSNKTVNLMRNGKMPIASIEQAQNNYTKAVKAGLLKELKGPKKILLRCTDF, encoded by the exons atgcTGAAAGCCTCCTTCCTCCTTCCTCCTTCCTCCCTCCTCTCAAAACACAAAACAAACACAACAGAGAGAGTGAGGTTTCTTCTTCTCCGAGACAGTCACCAATGTCGCATGTGCGATTGCATTAACCGCACCGATTTCAGTCGAAAACTCAGGCCCTGGAGCATCGCTGTTGTCATCTCCTTCACAGAATTGGGAAGGCTAATTTCTCTGACACAG gaaccaACACATCCTGCAATTCCAATACTTCTTGCTGTTGGGACAGTTCATCAGCATCTAATCCAAAATGGCCTGCGGATGTTAGCTTCAATTGTAGCAGACATTGCTCAGTGCTTTAGCACTCATCAGTTTGCGTGCTTAATAGGATATGGTGCAAG tGCTGTCTGTCCATACTTGGCATTAGAGACATGTCGACAGTGGCGTTTGAGTAACAAAACTGTAAACCTGATGAGGAATGGAAAGATGCCTATTGCCTCAATTGAGCAGGCCCAGAATAATTACACCAAG GCTGTAAAAGCGGGTCTTCTTAAAGAGCTGAAGGGTCCAAAGAAAATA TTACTGCGGTGCACAGATTTTTGA
- the LOC112772986 gene encoding ferredoxin-dependent glutamate synthase, chloroplastic-like isoform X2, which translates to MLKASFLLPPSSLLSKHKTNTTERVRFLLLRDSHQCRMCDCINRTDFSRKLRPWSIAVVISFTELGRLISLTQEPTHPAIPILLAVGTVHQHLIQNGLRMLASIVADIAQCFSTHQFACLIGYGASAVCPYLALETCRQWRLSNKTVNLMRNGKMPIASIEQAQNNYTKLLRCTDF; encoded by the exons atgcTGAAAGCCTCCTTCCTCCTTCCTCCTTCCTCCCTCCTCTCAAAACACAAAACAAACACAACAGAGAGAGTGAGGTTTCTTCTTCTCCGAGACAGTCACCAATGTCGCATGTGCGATTGCATTAACCGCACCGATTTCAGTCGAAAACTCAGGCCCTGGAGCATCGCTGTTGTCATCTCCTTCACAGAATTGGGAAGGCTAATTTCTCTGACACAG gaaccaACACATCCTGCAATTCCAATACTTCTTGCTGTTGGGACAGTTCATCAGCATCTAATCCAAAATGGCCTGCGGATGTTAGCTTCAATTGTAGCAGACATTGCTCAGTGCTTTAGCACTCATCAGTTTGCGTGCTTAATAGGATATGGTGCAAG tGCTGTCTGTCCATACTTGGCATTAGAGACATGTCGACAGTGGCGTTTGAGTAACAAAACTGTAAACCTGATGAGGAATGGAAAGATGCCTATTGCCTCAATTGAGCAGGCCCAGAATAATTACACCAAG TTACTGCGGTGCACAGATTTTTGA
- the LOC112772103 gene encoding palmitoyl-acyl carrier protein thioesterase, chloroplastic-like: MQLTSMVASINLGLQFPCSLSNNVVKLGFHSSSPSPNNKRRVSLMVNANSNRRLGGTINNGENNNINNKNYKVNGVRVAEAPLTLRKLKEDSAEEALVTCMHGRFQEGIFVYRQIFAIRSYEIGPDQTATMETILNFLQETALNHVANSGIGGIGFGATRQMSIRKLIWVVTRIQVQVQRYSSWGDIIEIDTWVDAHGKNGMRRDWVIRDHFTKEVIVKATSTWVMMNRETRKLCKIPEEVREELTPFYINRFAISNEDTDSEKIHKLTDQDAENIQTGLAPRWNDMDANQHVNNVKYIGWILESLPMKVLEDYYMTSMTLEFRRECTQSNMLESMATPTSKLIHGNNSINIKVNSNLQFTHLLRLLDDDQRPEVVRARTEWHFKNYANSI; the protein is encoded by the exons aTGCAACTTACATCAATGGTGGCATCCATCAATTTAGGGTTACAATTTCCATGTAGCTTGAGCAACAATGTGGTTAAGCTAGGGTTTCATTCTTCATCACCATCACCTAATAATAAGAGAAGAGTTTCATTAATGGTGAATGCAAATTCTAATAGAAGATTAGGAGGAACAATAAATAATGGagaaaataataacataaataataaaaattataaggtGAATGGGGTGCGTGTGGCAGAGGCTCCTCTGACTTTGagaaaattaaaggaagattCAGCAGAGGAAGCTCTTGTAACTTGCATGCATGGAAGGTTTCAGGAGGGTATTTTCGTCTATAGGCAGATTTTTGCTATAAGGTCTTATGAGATTGGACCAGATCAAACTGCTACTATGGAGACCATCCTCAATTTTCTtcag GAAACTGCTCTAAATCATGTGGCGAACTCTGGAATAGGTGGGATTGGATTTGGAGCAACACGCCAGATGAGCATTCGAAAACTCATCTGGGTTGTTACTCGCATTCAGGTTCAAGTCCAGAGATATAGCAGTTG GGGAGATATAATTGAAATTGATACTTGGGTTGATGCACATGGAAAGAATGGAATGCGCAGAGATTGGGTAATTAGAGATCACTTCACTAAAGAAGTCATTGTAAAAGCTACAAG TACGTGGGTGATGATGAATAgagaaacaagaaaactttgCAAGATACCTGAAGAAGTAAGGGAAGAGCTTACTCCATTTTATATTAATAGGTTTGCTATTTCTAATGAAGACACAGATTCTGAAAAGATTCACAAGCTTACTGATCAAGATGCTGAGAACATCCAAACTGGATTGGCT CCAAGGTGGAACGACATGGATGCTAACCAGCATGTGAACAATGTGAAATACATtggatggattttggag TCCTTGCCAATGAAAGTGCTAGAAGATTATTACATGACAAGCATGACATTGGAGTTTAGGAGAGAGTGTACACAATCTAACATGTTGGAATCAATGGCGACTCCAACATCAAAGCTCATTCATGGAAACAATTCCatcaatataaaagtaaacaGCAATTTGCAATTCACACACTTGCTTCGTCTTTTAGATGATGATCAAAGACCTGAAGTTGTTAGAGCCAGAACTGAATGGCATTTCAAGAACTATgctaattcaatttaa